Proteins encoded within one genomic window of Spiroplasma sabaudiense Ar-1343:
- a CDS encoding ATP-binding cassette domain-containing protein, protein MSEVIISFQNYVKNFKKFKVGPINFNIHRGEFHAVLGSSGSGKSVILNTIIGSIYKYQGKVTFEGKNRRSNWKQNANLGYYQPTDFSLVNDSLWKYLITVAKISGIRSKKYRLNRVRYLIKLFELWEHRTKSIRSFSFGMKNRVSLIIALLKNPDVIVLDEPGANLDTIWRKKIYAIFERLKEEGKTLILTTHNIDEFYSLFDALTVVEEGRLIYSGKIKDVNMDLKYRVVVAGGDSRSISEFLRSKDISCVEDETTPNGLIVLFNRQFEVNYLFLYLVRNNLPLDVFEKVVINMEEIIESV, encoded by the coding sequence ATGTCAGAAGTAATTATTTCATTTCAAAACTATGTAAAAAACTTTAAAAAATTTAAAGTCGGACCAATCAATTTTAATATTCATCGTGGGGAATTTCATGCGGTTTTGGGTTCATCAGGTTCGGGTAAAAGTGTCATTTTAAATACAATCATTGGTTCAATTTATAAATACCAAGGAAAAGTAACCTTTGAAGGTAAAAACCGTCGTAGTAATTGAAAACAAAATGCAAACTTAGGATATTACCAGCCAACAGATTTTTCGCTTGTAAATGATTCGCTTTGAAAATACTTAATTACTGTTGCGAAAATTTCGGGAATTCGTTCAAAAAAATATCGCCTAAATCGTGTTCGTTATTTAATTAAACTTTTTGAACTTTGAGAACATAGAACAAAATCAATTCGTTCGTTTTCTTTTGGAATGAAAAATAGAGTTAGTTTAATAATTGCTTTGTTAAAGAATCCTGATGTTATTGTTTTAGATGAGCCAGGGGCTAATCTAGATACAATTTGACGTAAAAAAATTTATGCAATTTTTGAGCGTTTAAAAGAGGAAGGTAAAACCCTAATTTTAACAACCCACAACATTGATGAATTTTATAGTTTATTTGATGCTTTAACGGTTGTTGAAGAGGGCCGTCTAATCTACAGTGGAAAAATTAAAGATGTTAACATGGACTTAAAATACAGAGTTGTTGTTGCTGGAGGAGATTCAAGAAGTATCTCTGAATTCTTACGATCAAAAGATATTTCTTGTGTGGAAGATGAAACAACTCCAAATGGATTAATAGTTTTATTTAACAGACAATTTGAAGTTAACTATTTATTCTTATATTTAGTTAGAAATAATCTACCATTAGATGTTTTTGAAAAAGTAGTTATAAATATGGAAGAAATTATAGAATCAGTATAG
- a CDS encoding ABC-2 family transporter permease, with amino-acid sequence MEIKVIKEQPTAAEAETNLSKPKVKITGIAFTNIIFAKIFKQLSTFVLLVVSLLTTLIFTILFLTAKNEGQILVYFDYFFVVFMSFIIFVSVMKITQTLWKTQFEDKSIVIYQAQSISRAKLFFAMYMSSLLLIYTVILLNLLTMVLVFSLIKFTLNFVFIKFWLTMLIYSLIASFCLISFCTFVNVMFSQSFSLILFTFILAATFICSLPYQFYKESVKNLNITVTDGEGYFPNSINTAFKVEDIENYLNFQKYVRSGRIRYPHLSKWLNTYYIDGDYTVDKFDKESSSCSPSLQPGSIGTCPLEERQLMWRDLGMLNTTTSTSSMKDVTLANVPTNDNSWGADYPQKKDVVSFEFEFTNFVSYTQLLGLVDDARMRGDEEKALVLNDFANYYTDLLVYYEADAKNDEYPDESSFSKGENRMLYAAGSKFGPLLDFKSGKVIKSGGEEFELQKSHFISLVVSANDSKQTLRVEKIGSASQKFQNFLTDSYEPVYLAARILETYFINQTSNFTYLNNLTVPTNNSVWKDYSKKTFSNRLISNFNFLENFLQFFTFNRGFSYNDFWFTPGSNSNISFDGQKNLFLSYDEPQIFLKQLPSENMQIDFDKWENYKSNRYLFVAGYAITCFILTTITAHIFKRMDIN; translated from the coding sequence ATGGAAATAAAAGTTATTAAAGAGCAGCCAACAGCTGCTGAAGCCGAAACAAACCTCTCAAAACCAAAAGTCAAAATAACGGGGATTGCTTTTACAAATATAATTTTTGCAAAAATTTTTAAGCAATTATCAACCTTTGTTTTGTTAGTCGTTTCACTACTAACTACTTTAATTTTTACAATTTTATTTTTAACTGCAAAAAACGAAGGTCAAATCTTAGTTTATTTTGATTACTTTTTTGTTGTCTTTATGAGTTTTATTATTTTTGTTTCGGTAATGAAAATTACCCAAACGTTATGAAAAACCCAGTTTGAAGACAAGAGTATTGTAATTTATCAAGCTCAATCAATATCAAGAGCAAAACTATTTTTTGCAATGTACATGTCTAGTTTATTGTTAATTTACACCGTTATTTTATTAAATCTTTTAACAATGGTTTTGGTTTTTTCTTTGATTAAATTTACACTGAATTTTGTTTTTATTAAATTTTGATTAACTATGTTAATTTATTCACTAATTGCATCATTTTGTCTAATCTCATTTTGTACCTTTGTTAACGTAATGTTTTCACAATCATTTTCTTTAATTTTATTTACTTTTATTTTAGCAGCAACATTTATTTGTTCTTTGCCATACCAATTTTACAAGGAGTCAGTAAAAAACTTAAATATAACCGTCACTGATGGTGAGGGTTATTTTCCCAATAGTATTAACACAGCTTTTAAAGTTGAAGATATCGAAAACTATCTAAACTTTCAAAAGTATGTGCGTTCAGGAAGAATAAGATACCCGCATTTATCAAAGTGATTAAATACTTATTACATTGACGGAGATTATACTGTTGATAAATTTGATAAAGAATCAAGCAGCTGTTCACCTTCGTTACAACCAGGAAGCATTGGTACTTGTCCGCTTGAAGAGAGACAATTAATGTGACGGGATTTGGGTATGTTGAATACAACAACATCAACTTCTTCAATGAAGGATGTTACACTTGCAAATGTTCCAACCAATGATAATTCATGAGGAGCAGATTATCCACAAAAAAAAGATGTAGTTTCTTTTGAATTTGAATTTACAAATTTTGTTAGCTATACACAGCTTTTGGGGTTGGTTGATGACGCTCGCATGAGAGGCGACGAAGAAAAAGCCTTGGTATTAAATGATTTTGCAAACTACTACACAGATCTATTAGTCTACTATGAAGCTGATGCTAAAAATGATGAGTACCCAGATGAATCAAGTTTTTCAAAAGGAGAAAACAGAATGCTGTATGCTGCTGGAAGTAAATTTGGACCGTTGTTGGATTTTAAAAGTGGAAAAGTTATTAAAAGTGGTGGAGAAGAATTTGAACTACAAAAAAGTCATTTTATTTCACTAGTTGTTTCAGCAAACGATTCAAAACAGACATTAAGAGTTGAAAAAATTGGATCAGCTTCTCAAAAATTTCAAAACTTTTTGACTGATTCTTACGAACCAGTTTATCTAGCAGCTAGAATTTTGGAAACTTATTTTATTAATCAAACATCAAATTTTACTTATTTAAATAATTTAACAGTACCAACTAATAACTCGGTTTGAAAAGATTACTCGAAAAAAACATTCTCAAACAGATTGATTTCTAATTTTAACTTTTTAGAGAACTTCTTACAATTTTTCACATTCAACCGTGGATTTTCTTATAATGACTTTTGATTTACACCAGGATCGAATTCAAATATTTCTTTTGATGGTCAAAAAAACTTATTCTTATCATATGATGAGCCTCAAATTTTCCTAAAACAATTGCCATCAGAAAATATGCAAATTGATTTTGACAAATGAGAAAATTACAAATCAAATCGCTACTTATTTGTTGCAGGTTACGCAATCACTTGTTTTATTTTAACAACTATAACAGCACACATTTTCAAACGTATGGATATCAACTAG
- a CDS encoding acetate/propionate family kinase, whose protein sequence is MYLVINSGSSSIKFKIFQLSSDNLVLFAEGLAERIGVDGNLIIKYNDKNFNYKEELQNHDKAVALILNRLLELGIIKDYDDITAIGSRVVHGGQQIKESVIIDEKILNIITECIRLAPLHNKGALVAISAFRKLLPTTPQIACFDTSYHQTIEDTKYLYPVPKQWYSNLEIRKYGFHGISYQYIVEKMADTLKKSIDDVNLVICHLGNGSSACCVKNGKSYDTTMGFTPLAGLMMGTRCGDIDPSIIEFVAKEQQLSVSEVTAILNQNSGLLGISGVSSDMRDIIKKMDEGDRDAKIAFEMFTDRISQTIVKFLNNFQLTKLDGIVFTAGIGENSHRVRERVIEKILLVDTKIDNSRNKADYNDVKLISSDESSLAIYACRTNEEEMIAREINFLLKK, encoded by the coding sequence ATGTACTTAGTAATTAATTCAGGTAGTAGCTCAATTAAATTTAAAATTTTTCAACTTAGTTCTGATAACCTGGTCTTATTTGCCGAAGGCTTAGCCGAACGAATCGGAGTTGATGGAAATTTAATAATTAAATATAACGACAAGAATTTTAATTATAAAGAGGAACTTCAAAATCATGATAAAGCCGTCGCTTTAATTCTTAATAGATTATTAGAGCTAGGAATAATCAAAGATTATGATGATATTACAGCAATAGGATCTAGAGTTGTTCATGGTGGTCAACAAATTAAAGAAAGTGTAATAATTGATGAAAAAATTTTAAACATAATTACAGAATGTATCCGATTGGCACCTTTACACAACAAAGGTGCTTTAGTTGCAATCTCAGCATTTAGAAAACTACTTCCAACAACTCCACAAATTGCGTGTTTTGATACCTCATACCACCAAACAATTGAAGACACCAAATATTTGTACCCAGTTCCTAAACAATGATACTCTAACTTAGAAATTCGAAAATATGGATTTCACGGAATAAGTTATCAGTATATTGTTGAGAAAATGGCTGACACCTTAAAAAAATCAATTGACGATGTGAATTTAGTAATTTGTCATTTAGGAAATGGTTCAAGTGCTTGCTGTGTTAAAAATGGTAAATCATATGATACAACTATGGGCTTTACTCCGTTAGCTGGTTTAATGATGGGAACACGCTGTGGGGATATTGATCCTTCAATTATTGAATTTGTAGCCAAAGAGCAGCAACTTAGTGTTTCAGAAGTGACAGCGATTTTGAACCAAAATTCAGGTCTTCTTGGAATTAGTGGGGTTTCAAGCGACATGCGCGATATAATAAAAAAAATGGATGAGGGTGATCGCGATGCAAAGATTGCCTTTGAAATGTTCACGGACAGAATATCACAGACTATTGTTAAATTTTTAAATAATTTTCAATTAACTAAATTGGATGGCATTGTATTTACTGCCGGAATCGGGGAGAATTCACACCGAGTTAGAGAAAGGGTAATTGAAAAAATTTTATTAGTAGACACAAAAATAGATAACTCTAGAAATAAAGCAGATTATAACGATGTAAAATTAATTTCTAGTGATGAAAGCTCCTTGGCTATTTATGCTTGTCGTACTAATGAGGAAGAAATGATTGCAAGGGAAATCAATTTTTTACTAAAAAAATAA
- the pta gene encoding phosphate acetyltransferase — MFTISQIEKLLKNSSSKLKIIFPEGEEEKIINVANQIAASDFAIPVLVFRKAKEIKSNLHKNVEIKIIENYDLEAMANNLFNLRNGKTSLETAMSLVVEPNYFATMLLELGEVDSLVCGLKYSTADTLRPALQIIKTKPEYQFACSSIIMSKNDLQVLFADCSLNVSPDSAQLAKIAKMNAEFAKTLGEPDPQVAMLSYSTLGSGKGLEVEKVAEAVRILKTDQVDFNFGGEIQFDAAFSAEVRQKKAPDLKFSKQPNVFIFPDLNSGNIGYKIAQRMGDYVAAGPFILGLNKPVNDLSRGATLLDVYNTAIITLFQALANKEEHLCT, encoded by the coding sequence ATGTTCACAATAAGTCAGATAGAAAAATTATTAAAAAATAGCTCAAGCAAATTAAAAATTATTTTTCCAGAGGGAGAAGAGGAAAAAATCATCAATGTTGCCAATCAAATTGCCGCAAGTGATTTTGCAATCCCGGTTCTTGTCTTTCGGAAAGCTAAGGAAATAAAATCAAATTTGCACAAAAATGTCGAAATTAAAATAATTGAAAATTATGATTTAGAGGCAATGGCCAATAATTTGTTTAATTTAAGAAACGGGAAAACATCCCTGGAAACAGCAATGTCACTGGTTGTTGAGCCAAACTACTTTGCAACGATGTTGCTAGAGTTAGGGGAGGTTGATAGTTTGGTTTGTGGTTTAAAATACTCAACAGCAGATACTCTACGACCAGCACTACAAATTATCAAGACTAAACCTGAATATCAATTTGCTTGCTCATCAATTATAATGAGCAAAAATGATTTACAAGTTCTTTTTGCAGATTGTTCACTAAATGTTAGCCCAGACAGTGCTCAGTTAGCAAAAATTGCAAAAATGAATGCAGAATTTGCAAAAACCCTGGGAGAACCTGACCCCCAAGTGGCAATGCTAAGTTATTCAACACTTGGTTCAGGAAAGGGTTTAGAAGTCGAAAAGGTCGCTGAAGCTGTCAGAATTTTAAAAACAGATCAGGTTGACTTTAATTTTGGAGGAGAAATTCAGTTCGATGCTGCCTTTAGTGCAGAAGTGCGCCAAAAAAAAGCCCCAGATTTAAAATTTTCAAAACAACCCAATGTCTTTATATTTCCGGATTTAAATTCAGGTAATATTGGTTATAAAATTGCTCAAAGAATGGGTGACTATGTTGCTGCGGGACCGTTTATCTTAGGACTTAACAAGCCAGTTAATGATCTATCGCGAGGAGCAACACTCTTGGATGTCTATAACACAGCCATAATAACATTGTTTCAAGCATTGGCAAACAAGGAGGAACATTTATGTACTTAG
- the coaD gene encoding pantetheine-phosphate adenylyltransferase, producing the protein MIGMYPGSFDPFHEGHLQIIQKAAKLFEKVLVVVTKNISKNPRKSFEHRIIKIKAATKDLNNVEILINENQLTADFAKSYNANFLIRGIRNSDDMDYEIKLADGNKLIEPDLDTVFFISDLPLRKVSSSILEEIEIYQKNHREGKNVHNKSDRKIIKK; encoded by the coding sequence ATGATTGGAATGTACCCTGGTAGTTTTGATCCCTTTCACGAGGGCCATCTGCAAATTATTCAAAAAGCTGCAAAATTATTTGAAAAAGTTTTGGTAGTTGTCACCAAAAATATTAGTAAAAACCCCAGAAAATCATTTGAACATAGAATAATTAAAATTAAAGCTGCAACAAAAGATTTAAATAATGTTGAAATTCTAATTAACGAAAATCAACTAACAGCTGATTTTGCAAAATCATATAATGCTAATTTTTTAATTAGAGGAATTAGAAATTCAGATGATATGGATTATGAAATAAAATTAGCAGATGGTAATAAATTAATAGAGCCAGATTTGGACACGGTTTTCTTTATTTCGGATTTACCTTTGCGCAAGGTATCTTCATCAATTTTAGAAGAAATTGAAATATATCAAAAAAACCACAGGGAGGGCAAAAATGTTCACAATAAGTCAGATAGAAAAATTATTAAAAAATAG
- a CDS encoding type III pantothenate kinase, giving the protein MGKKLVLIDVGNTTVDIRIKVTGKPGFGTVKRFFTKEPKFHNSDYLKTVLNGMENIDYVIYSSVVPDWTEIIILTLQELKILGLDAKKDFFHNESDFNNIDLKKLGTDFIVNYYGVRFSLKFDSAIVISLGTATTFFIIKNQKFIGATIAPGIETGLNGLILDTALLNAGSYNFNEQWLGENTFDAISAGTINGHFAMIDGMVQKLRNTFKVRDVIVTGGNLKYLKVQLEQEGFFVCEDLIFQGLEWLLKQKNLT; this is encoded by the coding sequence ATGGGAAAAAAGTTAGTACTAATTGATGTTGGAAATACAACTGTTGATATCAGAATCAAAGTTACAGGCAAGCCTGGTTTTGGGACGGTAAAACGATTTTTCACAAAAGAGCCAAAATTTCATAATAGTGACTACTTGAAAACCGTTTTAAATGGAATGGAAAATATAGATTATGTTATCTATTCTTCAGTTGTTCCAGATTGGACTGAAATTATCATTTTAACACTACAAGAACTAAAAATTTTGGGTCTTGATGCTAAAAAAGATTTCTTTCATAATGAATCAGATTTCAATAATATTGATTTAAAGAAATTGGGGACCGATTTTATCGTTAACTACTATGGGGTGCGATTTAGCTTAAAATTTGATAGCGCCATTGTTATTAGCCTGGGAACGGCAACAACTTTTTTTATTATCAAAAATCAAAAATTTATTGGGGCGACCATTGCTCCTGGAATTGAAACTGGTTTAAATGGTTTAATATTAGATACTGCACTCCTAAATGCGGGCAGCTATAATTTTAATGAGCAATGATTAGGTGAAAATACTTTTGATGCTATTAGCGCAGGAACAATAAACGGCCACTTTGCAATGATAGATGGAATGGTTCAAAAACTTAGAAACACTTTTAAAGTCCGCGATGTTATTGTTACTGGGGGTAATTTAAAATACCTTAAAGTTCAACTAGAACAAGAAGGTTTCTTCGTTTGTGAAGATTTAATTTTTCAGGGCTTAGAATGGCTCTTAAAACAAAAAAATTTAACTTAA
- the leuS gene encoding leucine--tRNA ligase — protein sequence MNFSHKAIEKKWQKYWAENNTFITTNKNDKKAYILDMFPYPSGSGLHVGHPRGYTATDIVARLRRMQGFDVLHPIGWDAFGLPAEQYALKTGNNPVDFTKKNIAIFKTQLQKLGFSFDYNKEIDTSNPNYYKITQWIFQKLFERGLAETREADVNWCPELGTVLANEEVLVVKGKMVSEVGGFEVIKRPMKQWVLKITNYAERLLDGLNNLDWPNSVKELQKNWIGKSKGLEIDFKIEKSSETLTIFTTRADTIFGVSYLVLAPEHPSVLKITTSENLQAVKEYIENTKTKTDIDRQDDSKPKTGVATGSFAINPITKEKIPVFIADYVLKDYGTSAVMAVPAHDPRDWDFATKYKLPIKFVQESPSLEKPFVGETVLINSDFLNNLSPKNALLKVTEFLISKKLAKEKVNYKLRDWLFSRQRFYGEPFPLLFLEDGSIALIPEDQLPVELPKVEYIKPSGNGESPLANVTDWVNIQFQGSKARRETNTMPQWAGSCWYYLAYIITTKPNNFLEIASDEAFELFKKWLPVDLYVGGQEHAVLHLLYARFWHQVLFDMGIVPYPEPFGKLINQGMILGENGEKMSKSKGNVINPDEIVESHGADTLRLYEMFMGPIDAALPWSFKGLDGSRKWLDRVYRLVTEKTITNNNNKELDFVYNETVAKVSKMIEDMKYNTAISQLMVFVNAAMKAQEIYKPYLEGFVKLLSPFTPHLAEELWEFLGNSKTITYETWPSWDENKLVQKNVTVAIQINGKLRATLEVLVGTTKEELLDKAKAEKNIYSYLQEHTLVKEIAVVDKIVNFVVK from the coding sequence ATGAATTTTTCTCACAAAGCAATAGAAAAAAAATGGCAAAAGTATTGAGCTGAAAACAATACATTTATAACCACAAATAAAAATGATAAAAAGGCCTATATATTAGATATGTTCCCGTACCCTTCAGGTTCGGGGCTACATGTTGGTCACCCTCGAGGTTATACAGCAACAGATATTGTTGCTCGTTTGCGTCGAATGCAAGGTTTTGATGTTTTGCACCCAATTGGATGAGATGCTTTTGGGCTGCCAGCTGAACAATATGCGCTAAAAACTGGTAATAATCCAGTAGACTTTACTAAAAAAAATATTGCAATTTTTAAAACACAATTACAAAAATTAGGATTTAGTTTTGACTATAACAAAGAAATCGATACTTCAAATCCCAACTATTATAAAATTACACAGTGAATCTTTCAAAAACTTTTTGAAAGAGGCCTTGCTGAAACTCGCGAAGCTGATGTAAACTGATGTCCAGAATTAGGGACAGTTTTGGCAAATGAGGAAGTATTGGTTGTAAAAGGTAAAATGGTGTCTGAGGTTGGTGGCTTTGAAGTTATTAAACGACCAATGAAGCAATGAGTTTTAAAAATAACTAATTACGCTGAAAGATTGCTAGATGGTTTAAATAATCTTGATTGACCAAATTCAGTCAAGGAACTACAAAAAAATTGAATTGGAAAATCTAAAGGTTTAGAAATAGACTTTAAAATTGAAAAATCAAGTGAAACTTTAACAATTTTTACAACCCGAGCAGATACAATTTTTGGAGTTTCATATCTAGTTTTGGCTCCAGAACACCCTAGTGTTTTAAAAATTACTACAAGCGAAAATTTGCAAGCTGTAAAGGAATATATTGAAAATACTAAAACCAAAACTGACATTGATCGCCAAGATGATTCAAAACCCAAAACAGGAGTTGCAACAGGAAGCTTTGCAATAAACCCGATTACAAAAGAAAAGATTCCAGTTTTTATTGCAGATTATGTATTAAAAGATTATGGAACTAGTGCGGTAATGGCGGTTCCAGCCCACGACCCAAGAGATTGAGATTTTGCAACAAAATACAAACTACCAATAAAATTTGTCCAAGAGTCACCATCACTTGAAAAGCCATTTGTTGGTGAAACTGTTTTAATAAACTCAGATTTTTTGAATAATCTTAGTCCTAAAAATGCTTTGTTAAAAGTAACGGAATTTTTAATTTCAAAAAAACTGGCAAAAGAAAAAGTAAATTATAAGTTAAGAGACTGATTATTTTCTCGACAACGTTTTTATGGAGAGCCATTTCCATTATTATTTTTAGAAGATGGTTCGATTGCTCTAATTCCTGAAGATCAACTTCCTGTTGAACTTCCCAAGGTTGAATATATTAAACCAAGTGGTAATGGAGAATCGCCATTGGCAAACGTAACCGATTGAGTTAACATCCAATTCCAAGGGAGCAAGGCTCGTCGCGAGACTAATACAATGCCTCAATGAGCTGGAAGTTGCTGATATTATTTGGCTTATATAATTACAACAAAACCCAATAATTTCTTAGAAATCGCAAGCGATGAAGCCTTTGAATTATTTAAAAAATGATTACCCGTGGATTTATATGTTGGTGGACAAGAACATGCTGTTTTACATTTATTATATGCTCGTTTTTGACACCAAGTGCTATTTGATATGGGAATCGTTCCCTATCCGGAGCCATTTGGAAAATTAATAAATCAAGGAATGATTTTGGGTGAAAATGGGGAAAAAATGTCAAAATCTAAGGGCAATGTAATTAATCCTGATGAGATTGTTGAATCTCATGGTGCTGACACATTAAGACTTTATGAAATGTTTATGGGACCAATTGATGCTGCTTTACCATGAAGCTTCAAAGGGCTAGATGGTTCGCGCAAATGACTTGATCGGGTTTATCGACTTGTTACAGAAAAAACAATAACAAATAATAATAACAAGGAACTAGATTTTGTTTATAACGAAACTGTTGCTAAGGTAAGTAAAATGATTGAGGATATGAAATACAACACAGCCATCTCTCAACTAATGGTCTTTGTTAATGCTGCAATGAAAGCGCAAGAAATTTACAAACCTTATTTAGAGGGCTTTGTTAAATTGTTATCACCATTCACCCCTCATTTAGCAGAAGAACTATGAGAATTTTTGGGTAATTCAAAAACAATAACTTATGAGACTTGACCTAGTTGAGACGAAAACAAGTTAGTTCAAAAAAATGTGACAGTAGCTATTCAAATTAATGGTAAACTACGAGCAACATTAGAAGTTTTAGTGGGAACCACAAAAGAAGAATTACTTGATAAGGCTAAGGCTGAAAAAAATATCTATAGTTATTTACAAGAACACACCCTTGTTAAAGAAATTGCTGTTGTTGATAAAATTGTCAATTTTGTAGTAAAATAA
- a CDS encoding MATE family efflux transporter: MSGNLKSIKKEKFFASRGWYAAAFGIIIWAIFQEIIMASTDIVDNIFVNFIKDIPGLRELKDSIIESQWLDLSKDQLKDARLSEYFQDGMFYSAGQLSVNGVAASNQIYILMYTILSGFCYGAGIYSAQYFGSGNYDKLRQITVLKFYVALIVTGFFALLAIPGITHHLIWFTTATPYAEQPQFKLNSTSSSEEIHQWFSYFQYQAALISTKQGEGYYRIVSSSYLLLSINQTAVTSLRETRRPFYSFWMSIISLATNCFLNVFLTAPTFLGDFNGLGVKGCAWATTSSRAIQTIFIVSLCAIKRFEFIPIRSSFVVQNQILKKSMNKAMPIVLNELFAALGLIIQIKLRATYSVEALTANAIYTTIVMSFFWPLYHGMNAGISAFVGNELGANRLKEAQYNAKHLMFMSVGIGMLFGGILAVSSSWIPGLIFNSSNLEAQRIAKYMLLFYGIFYPLITISNACYSTLRTGGAVWNAFIMDGLFTWVLPIPILATLISLNSAGIITIDIIWMQLALMSTEIIKASWAYFNYSKKRWVKNLTIDNAKLKFQDNLQTEIDTSIKQTKPKKSKVK; this comes from the coding sequence ATGTCTGGAAATTTAAAGTCAATTAAAAAAGAAAAGTTCTTTGCTTCTCGTGGCTGATATGCAGCTGCTTTTGGAATTATTATTTGAGCAATTTTTCAAGAGATTATTATGGCCTCAACAGATATTGTAGATAATATTTTTGTAAATTTTATTAAAGATATTCCTGGATTAAGAGAATTAAAAGATTCAATCATCGAGTCCCAATGGTTAGACTTATCCAAAGATCAATTAAAAGACGCTAGACTATCAGAGTATTTTCAAGATGGAATGTTTTATAGCGCAGGTCAGCTTTCTGTTAATGGAGTTGCTGCAAGTAATCAAATTTATATTTTAATGTATACGATTTTATCAGGTTTTTGTTATGGAGCTGGAATTTACTCAGCTCAATATTTTGGGTCTGGAAATTATGATAAATTACGGCAAATCACAGTTTTAAAGTTTTATGTAGCATTAATAGTGACTGGCTTTTTTGCATTATTAGCAATTCCCGGAATTACCCATCATTTAATTTGATTTACAACGGCAACTCCTTATGCAGAACAACCTCAATTCAAATTAAACTCAACAAGTTCAAGTGAGGAAATTCATCAATGATTTAGCTATTTTCAATACCAAGCGGCGCTGATTTCAACAAAACAAGGTGAAGGATATTATCGAATTGTATCTTCAAGTTATTTGCTATTATCAATAAATCAAACAGCAGTCACTTCGCTGCGTGAAACTAGAAGACCGTTTTATTCTTTTTGAATGTCAATTATCTCTTTGGCAACAAATTGTTTTTTGAATGTCTTTTTAACAGCACCAACTTTTTTAGGTGACTTTAATGGGCTTGGAGTAAAAGGGTGCGCTTGAGCAACAACATCTTCGCGAGCAATTCAAACAATATTTATTGTATCCCTTTGTGCGATTAAGCGGTTTGAATTTATTCCAATTCGTTCAAGTTTTGTGGTCCAAAATCAAATTTTAAAAAAATCAATGAACAAGGCAATGCCAATTGTCTTGAATGAGTTATTTGCAGCACTTGGTTTAATAATTCAAATTAAATTAAGAGCAACATACTCAGTTGAGGCACTAACTGCAAATGCAATTTATACGACAATTGTAATGTCCTTCTTTTGACCGTTATATCATGGTATGAATGCCGGAATTTCTGCATTTGTTGGAAACGAATTGGGGGCAAATCGTTTGAAAGAAGCCCAATACAACGCAAAGCATCTAATGTTTATGTCGGTGGGAATTGGAATGCTATTTGGTGGAATTTTAGCTGTTAGTTCATCATGAATTCCGGGTCTCATCTTCAATAGTTCTAATTTAGAAGCACAGCGAATTGCAAAATATATGTTATTATTTTATGGAATTTTTTATCCATTGATCACAATTTCAAATGCTTGCTACTCAACCTTAAGAACGGGTGGGGCAGTTTGAAATGCCTTTATTATGGATGGGCTTTTCACCTGAGTCTTACCAATTCCAATTTTAGCGACATTAATATCTTTAAATAGTGCTGGAATAATAACAATAGATATTATTTGAATGCAATTAGCCTTAATGTCAACTGAAATAATCAAAGCTAGTTGGGCATATTTTAATTATTCTAAAAAACGTTGAGTTAAAAATTTAACTATTGATAATGCCAAGTTGAAATTCCAAGATAATCTTCAAACCGAAATTGACACCTCAATAAAGCAAACAAAACCTAAAAAAAGTAAGGTAAAATAA